From the Acidobacteriota bacterium genome, one window contains:
- a CDS encoding N-6 DNA methylase: MSGQLLSHAYLEQQVLPGVDPAAAASFERQVVRWWRSVSRALGPSAGARQVFDLAVAPLLGSLGYPPPATRPLGDKLVGLATTEGGPTLVIVLPWAAPADAAWRDAVRGGTGADAGWALVSNGQSLQVVDCARPWARNTLHFDFAQLLGDPRGARVLWETTGAPAIVATAGVSALRSRIEASSRHGAGVCHALGDGVLAALPALAAALSTDRGPTAPARPYDQALTVVYRVLFLLFAEARGLVPVWHPIYREAYSIDALYLQTIAPGSGRGLWPALQAIARIAHAGCRAGDLDVTAFNGRLFAPRHAPLAERRRVPEDVVRTLVLALATTATASGRRRIAYHDLGVEQLGAVYERVLEHEPVAVGTGIALRRTSSERKATGSFYTPRSITEFVVRRTLQPLVAQQTAAGILALRVVDPAMGSGAFLVAACHYLADQCEHVLVADGTWEAGAVTPGDRADLRRQVAERCLYGVDLNPTAVQLARLSLWLTTLATGKPLTFLDHHLAVGNSLLGGWLADLSRSPVRARATRPAALPLFDDVSAVVSQVLPQRLRLASEPSDSVQAVRDKERLFESLSVTDGPFAAWSRAADAWCAAALWPGPAPSHAVVKEWLSAALGGATTLPAGQLARWLRRAAEVAASHAVFHWELAFPEVFFDAAGRRRDDGGFDAVLGNPPWDMLRADSGPAAARDADRARTAPVRRFFASSGIYTAQGQGHANRYQLFLERSLQLTRPGGRFGLILPSGIATDHGSAALRRRLFDRCALDTWIGLDNRAGVFPIHRSVRFVLMAGATGGRTEVLRFRAGLQDPAALDRCASDPRHDHGDEWLSVSRSRLEAWDPEQLTVPAVTSSTALAVLVGASSSAPPLGSPRGWHARFGRELNATDDRAHLVERSARDRSALPIVEGKHVAPFQVNLAATTHAIPRGAAARLIDPAVSFDRDRIGYRDVAGATNRLTLIAGLLPKGALTTHTVFVLKTPLAPEAQWCLLGLLNSLVVNYLVRLNVTTHVTTALMARLPVPRPPDDSPAFRTLAALARGLEVTGIEAAPEAYARLNAIVAKLYGLSPEQYRHVVETFPLLPEALRLCCCDQYMPRTETRNHGNPT; the protein is encoded by the coding sequence GTGAGCGGACAACTGCTGTCGCACGCGTACCTCGAGCAGCAGGTGCTTCCCGGCGTGGATCCAGCCGCCGCCGCGTCTTTTGAACGGCAGGTCGTTCGGTGGTGGCGGTCGGTGTCGCGAGCGCTGGGGCCATCGGCGGGTGCGCGGCAGGTGTTCGACCTCGCCGTCGCGCCGCTGCTCGGGTCACTGGGGTATCCGCCTCCGGCGACGCGGCCACTGGGCGACAAGCTGGTCGGGCTCGCCACCACCGAGGGCGGCCCGACGCTGGTGATCGTGTTGCCGTGGGCGGCCCCGGCAGACGCGGCCTGGCGCGATGCCGTGCGCGGCGGCACCGGGGCCGATGCCGGGTGGGCTCTGGTGTCAAACGGGCAATCGCTCCAGGTCGTCGACTGTGCCCGGCCGTGGGCCCGCAACACGTTGCACTTCGACTTTGCACAGCTGCTTGGCGATCCGCGCGGCGCGCGGGTGTTGTGGGAGACCACCGGCGCGCCGGCGATCGTCGCGACCGCCGGGGTCAGTGCCTTGCGATCGCGCATCGAGGCATCGAGCCGCCATGGCGCCGGGGTCTGCCACGCACTGGGCGACGGCGTGCTCGCGGCGCTGCCGGCGCTGGCCGCGGCCCTGTCGACGGACCGCGGCCCAACCGCCCCGGCACGCCCCTACGACCAGGCCCTCACCGTCGTCTACCGCGTGCTGTTCCTGTTGTTCGCCGAGGCCCGCGGACTGGTGCCGGTGTGGCATCCGATCTACCGCGAGGCCTACAGCATCGACGCGCTCTACCTGCAGACCATCGCGCCCGGTTCGGGGCGCGGGCTCTGGCCGGCGCTGCAGGCGATTGCGCGCATCGCTCATGCCGGTTGCCGCGCTGGCGATCTTGACGTGACCGCGTTCAACGGGCGGCTGTTCGCCCCGCGGCATGCGCCATTGGCCGAACGGCGGCGCGTGCCGGAAGACGTGGTGCGGACGCTGGTGTTGGCGCTGGCCACGACCGCAACGGCGTCGGGACGCCGGCGGATCGCGTATCACGACCTCGGCGTGGAACAGCTCGGGGCCGTGTACGAACGCGTGCTCGAGCACGAACCGGTCGCGGTCGGGACCGGGATCGCGCTGCGGCGCACGTCGAGCGAACGCAAGGCCACCGGGAGCTTCTACACACCGCGATCGATCACCGAGTTCGTGGTCCGGCGCACGCTGCAGCCACTCGTGGCGCAGCAGACGGCGGCCGGAATCCTGGCGCTGCGCGTGGTGGATCCCGCCATGGGCAGCGGCGCGTTCCTGGTGGCGGCGTGTCACTACCTGGCCGACCAGTGCGAGCACGTGCTGGTCGCTGATGGCACGTGGGAAGCGGGCGCGGTGACGCCGGGGGATCGTGCCGACTTGCGGCGCCAGGTGGCCGAGCGCTGCCTGTACGGCGTGGACCTCAATCCGACGGCGGTGCAGTTGGCGCGCTTGTCGCTGTGGCTCACCACCCTCGCCACCGGCAAGCCGCTGACGTTTCTCGATCACCACCTGGCGGTCGGCAACAGCCTGCTCGGCGGATGGCTCGCCGACCTGTCGCGGTCGCCCGTACGCGCGCGCGCCACTCGTCCGGCAGCCCTGCCGCTGTTCGATGATGTCTCGGCCGTGGTGTCGCAGGTGCTACCGCAGCGCTTGCGCCTGGCGAGCGAACCGTCGGATTCGGTGCAGGCCGTTCGCGACAAGGAGCGGCTGTTCGAGTCGCTGTCGGTGACGGACGGCCCGTTCGCCGCCTGGTCGCGCGCGGCCGATGCCTGGTGCGCGGCGGCGTTGTGGCCGGGACCTGCCCCGTCACACGCGGTCGTCAAGGAATGGCTGTCGGCCGCGTTGGGCGGCGCCACCACGCTGCCTGCCGGCCAGTTGGCGCGCTGGCTGCGGCGCGCGGCCGAGGTCGCCGCCAGCCACGCCGTGTTCCACTGGGAGTTGGCGTTCCCGGAAGTGTTCTTCGATGCCGCGGGGCGGCGTCGCGATGACGGCGGGTTTGACGCGGTGCTGGGCAACCCGCCGTGGGACATGCTGCGCGCCGACAGCGGGCCGGCGGCCGCGCGTGACGCCGACCGCGCGCGGACCGCTCCAGTGCGCCGCTTCTTCGCTTCATCGGGGATCTACACCGCCCAGGGCCAGGGTCACGCCAACCGCTACCAGTTGTTTCTCGAGCGCAGCCTCCAGCTGACGCGGCCTGGCGGCCGGTTCGGGCTCATCCTGCCGTCGGGCATCGCCACTGATCACGGGAGCGCTGCCTTGCGCCGGCGGCTGTTCGATCGGTGCGCGCTCGACACCTGGATTGGGCTCGACAACCGGGCCGGCGTGTTTCCGATTCACCGCAGCGTGCGCTTCGTCCTGATGGCGGGCGCCACTGGCGGCCGTACTGAAGTCCTGCGGTTTCGTGCGGGTCTCCAGGACCCCGCCGCCCTCGACCGGTGCGCCAGCGACCCTCGGCACGACCATGGGGACGAGTGGCTCAGCGTGTCGCGCTCGCGGCTCGAGGCCTGGGACCCGGAGCAGCTCACCGTGCCGGCGGTAACGTCATCAACCGCCCTGGCGGTCCTGGTCGGCGCCTCGTCTTCGGCGCCGCCGCTTGGTTCCCCGCGCGGGTGGCATGCGCGCTTCGGCCGCGAGCTCAATGCCACCGACGACCGCGCGCATCTCGTCGAGCGCTCGGCGCGAGACCGGTCGGCGCTGCCGATTGTCGAAGGCAAGCACGTCGCACCATTCCAGGTGAACCTGGCGGCGACCACGCACGCGATCCCTCGAGGCGCGGCCGCGCGATTGATTGATCCCGCGGTGAGCTTCGATCGCGATCGCATCGGTTACCGCGACGTGGCCGGCGCCACCAACCGGCTGACGCTGATTGCCGGGCTGCTGCCGAAAGGCGCCTTGACCACCCACACCGTGTTCGTGCTGAAGACGCCGCTGGCGCCAGAGGCCCAGTGGTGCCTGCTGGGGCTGCTCAACAGCCTGGTGGTCAACTACCTGGTGCGGCTCAACGTCACGACGCACGTCACCACCGCGTTGATGGCGCGCCTGCCCGTGCCACGGCCGCCGGATGATTCGCCGGCGTTTCGCACGCTGGCCGCCCTCGCGCGCGGCCTGGAGGTGACGGGCATTGAGGCCGCGCCGGAGGCCTACGCCCGGCTGAACGCTATCGTGGCGAAGCTCTATGGGCTGTCGCCCGAACAGTACCGCCATGTCGTCGAGACGTTTCCGCTGCTCCCCGAAGCGCTACGACTCTGCTGTTGTGATCAGTACATGCCTCGCACGGAAACGCGGAATCACGGAAACCCAACATGA
- a CDS encoding helicase-related protein has product MGRRFRAITPFDRVRALDSDRPRQRKRRTVLRAALAAITHERPALGLWTAADASLDLHAYQLEPALAVLRGATRVLLADAVGLGKTIQAGLILAELRARGLVDRALVLCPAGLRASWAAELRDRFGLQAMVLDHSTIAAGVSERPHGVNPWVTHPLVIASIDFVKRPEVLASAEGAAFDLVVADEAHHLTPASDRGRAVERLGGQAPWLVLMSATPHSGDQAAFDYLAGLGGHGDPLVAFRRGRNDVGLPADRRSHRLRIVASADEDRLLRAMAAYTRAIWQARGHENRAVQLVAITLARRTASSAGAAGRTLTRRRALLAGELPSAPAQGAFAWDEVDEADGDEADAALACPGLADQDAERRHLTRLIDLAQRASADSSKLRRLRRLLLRAGEPAVVFTEYRDTLFAAVDALAATFRLGAIHGGVPAAVRQEAVQQFQRGDLDVLVATDTAGEGLNLHHRCRLVIDLEVPWNPVRLEQRVGRVDRLGQQRRVHAVHLLHRGTVEDTVWQRLDARRRLADHALGAWAPPTDDDMARAVFDDAPLASPCARPVASMRVEEAASELARVASERSRAGRAAIAPERPVVSRPRARDDHGSAIAVVEWTQIGPAGGMLQRVARAFRVSLRRRDTAEAWRDGLAAIGAAAISLAPAPPLLPMREPMLARIAAARSRLASAPALHQASLFDRRAEVSARSRRDVAEAVDASLARRATSLGQDGSPTSHPRLIAIWPPRRQP; this is encoded by the coding sequence ATGGGCCGTCGCTTCCGAGCCATCACGCCGTTCGACCGCGTCCGCGCGCTCGATAGCGACCGTCCCCGGCAGCGAAAGCGGCGCACCGTTCTGCGCGCCGCGCTCGCCGCCATTACCCACGAACGGCCGGCGCTCGGCCTGTGGACGGCGGCGGACGCCTCCCTCGACCTCCATGCGTATCAACTGGAACCGGCGCTGGCCGTGCTGCGCGGCGCCACGCGCGTGTTATTGGCCGACGCCGTGGGGCTCGGCAAGACGATCCAGGCGGGCCTGATCCTGGCCGAACTACGCGCCCGGGGATTGGTCGATCGCGCTCTCGTTCTTTGTCCCGCGGGACTGCGAGCGTCGTGGGCCGCAGAGTTGCGCGACCGGTTCGGCCTTCAGGCGATGGTGCTCGATCACAGCACGATCGCCGCCGGCGTGTCAGAACGCCCTCACGGCGTGAACCCGTGGGTCACGCATCCCCTGGTGATTGCCTCGATCGACTTCGTCAAGCGGCCGGAGGTGCTCGCGTCGGCCGAGGGCGCGGCGTTCGACCTGGTCGTCGCAGACGAGGCCCATCACCTCACGCCCGCGAGCGATCGTGGCCGCGCGGTCGAACGTCTCGGCGGCCAGGCGCCATGGCTCGTACTGATGTCGGCGACGCCCCATTCGGGAGATCAGGCAGCCTTCGACTACCTGGCGGGCCTCGGCGGGCACGGTGATCCACTGGTCGCATTTCGCCGCGGACGTAACGACGTCGGCCTGCCCGCCGATCGCCGTAGCCACCGGCTGCGGATTGTGGCGAGCGCCGATGAGGACCGCTTGCTGCGCGCGATGGCCGCGTACACCCGAGCCATCTGGCAGGCACGCGGGCACGAGAACCGCGCCGTGCAACTCGTGGCCATCACGCTGGCGCGCCGCACTGCGTCCAGTGCCGGGGCGGCCGGCCGCACGTTGACCCGCCGGCGGGCGCTGCTGGCCGGCGAGTTGCCTTCGGCGCCGGCGCAGGGCGCATTCGCCTGGGACGAGGTCGATGAGGCCGACGGCGATGAGGCCGACGCCGCATTGGCGTGTCCCGGCCTGGCCGATCAAGACGCCGAACGCCGCCACCTCACGCGGCTGATCGACCTGGCGCAGCGCGCGTCGGCGGACTCGTCGAAACTGCGCCGGCTGCGGCGCCTCCTGCTGCGTGCCGGCGAACCCGCGGTGGTGTTTACCGAGTACCGGGACACGCTGTTTGCGGCGGTCGACGCGTTGGCGGCGACCTTCCGGCTCGGCGCGATCCACGGCGGCGTACCGGCCGCCGTGCGGCAGGAGGCAGTGCAGCAGTTCCAGCGCGGCGATCTGGACGTGCTCGTCGCCACCGACACCGCCGGTGAGGGCCTCAACCTGCACCACCGCTGTCGCCTGGTCATCGATCTGGAAGTGCCGTGGAATCCGGTGCGCCTCGAACAACGCGTGGGGCGGGTCGATCGACTCGGCCAGCAACGGCGCGTCCATGCCGTGCACCTGCTGCACCGCGGCACCGTGGAGGACACGGTCTGGCAGCGCCTCGACGCGCGGCGCCGGCTGGCCGACCACGCGCTCGGTGCATGGGCACCGCCAACCGACGACGACATGGCGCGGGCGGTCTTCGACGATGCTCCCCTCGCGTCGCCGTGTGCCAGGCCGGTCGCCTCGATGCGCGTTGAGGAGGCTGCGTCCGAACTGGCGCGGGTCGCGAGCGAGCGAAGCCGGGCCGGTCGTGCCGCCATCGCGCCGGAGCGTCCGGTGGTCTCGCGGCCACGGGCGCGTGACGACCATGGCTCCGCGATCGCGGTGGTCGAATGGACGCAGATCGGACCGGCCGGCGGCATGCTGCAGCGGGTCGCGCGCGCGTTTCGCGTCTCATTGCGGCGTCGCGACACCGCCGAGGCGTGGCGGGATGGCCTCGCAGCTATTGGTGCCGCTGCGATCAGCCTGGCGCCGGCGCCGCCGCTGCTGCCCATGCGCGAGCCGATGCTGGCGCGGATTGCGGCGGCCCGATCGAGGCTGGCCTCGGCACCGGCGCTGCACCAGGCCTCGTTGTTCGATCGGCGCGCCGAAGTCTCGGCACGGTCACGACGTGACGTGGCCGAAGCGGTTGACGCATCGCTCGCGCGCCGGGCGACCTCGCTGGGGCAGGATGGCTCGCCCACCTCACACCCGCGGCTAATCGCGATCTGGCCGCCGCGCCGCCAACCATGA
- a CDS encoding GxxExxY protein, giving the protein MRSAVAVHRALGPGLTEYSYQASMELEMEAGQLRFVREQAIAIEFRGAIVGWHRPDFVVEQSVVVEVKSVSRIEPVFIRQVLTYLRVTHLQVGLLLNFNVPSMANEGIKRVVL; this is encoded by the coding sequence TTGAGATCGGCAGTCGCTGTTCATCGCGCCCTGGGCCCGGGCTTGACCGAATACTCCTATCAGGCGTCCATGGAGCTGGAAATGGAGGCCGGGCAGTTGCGGTTCGTTCGAGAACAGGCAATTGCGATCGAGTTTCGCGGCGCGATCGTCGGCTGGCACCGGCCGGACTTTGTCGTCGAGCAATCAGTCGTCGTTGAGGTCAAGTCGGTGAGCCGGATTGAACCGGTCTTCATCAGGCAGGTCTTGACCTATCTGCGCGTCACTCACCTGCAAGTCGGGCTGTTGCTGAACTTCAACGTGCCGTCGATGGCCAACGAGGGCATCAAGCGAGTAGTGCTGTGA